One window of Triticum dicoccoides isolate Atlit2015 ecotype Zavitan chromosome 5A, WEW_v2.0, whole genome shotgun sequence genomic DNA carries:
- the LOC119302178 gene encoding uncharacterized protein LOC119302178 — protein sequence MADTKLGATAMAQRQEGSVEEGEEHRLRAALRHLQAEAGVLERLVYKHRNQHRGAAYFRYLLKVRRDLKLLLSANLAEVINAVFPVITCRKPANTILVPNRQGKRKPGANHSHYKRLLGVARLLSQMAEPVMKGAVQISFLLARSFFVELCTAVLALLARLRVLTQQMLLDVVSIYNKVTDLTDKKQAVKISIDKVQAFREYYPSSNDPSTILECVWVKDKFVLHEKTKASSQKTQAEDLKSCTPDSSIQYETLGLVSEEMENLDGANTPAKQQHVSLADQPDKATHCGDAGDSQSGRQLPNDENTPRSLLGTPAAAPAPRRDVVKPDTRKRVAFIAVGKTKVTVTPPETSSVVTKKQRVDTIRQTTIDPAL from the exons ATGGCAGATACCAAGCTGGGAGCGACCGCCATGGCGCAGCGTCAGGAGGGTtcggtggaggagggggaggagcatcgCCTGCGGGCGGCGCTGCGCCACCTGCAGGCGGAGGCTGGCGTGCTTGAGCGCCTCGTCTACAAGCACCGGAACCAGCACCGTGGCGCCGCCTACTTCCGGTACCTCCTCAAG GTGCGGAGGGACCTGAAGCTGCTTCTCAGTGCCAATCTCGCGGAGGTCATCAATGCGGTGTTCCCGGTCATCACCTGTCGTAAGCCGGCCAACACTATTCTTGTTCCGAACAG GCAGGGTAAGAGGAAGCCTGGTGCAAACCATAGCCACTATAAGAGGCTTTTGGGGGTTGCCCGTTTGCTGTCCCAG ATGGCTGAACCTGTTATGAAGGGAGCAGT TCAGATCAGCTTTTTACTTGCTAGATCTTTCTTCGTAGAACTTTGCACTGCAGTGCTTGCTTTGCTTGCAAGACTGAGGGTCCTGACCCAACAG ATGTTACTTGATGTTGTATCAATATACAACAAGGTTACTGATCTTACAGATAAAAAGCAGGCTGTTAAGATCAGTATTGATAAAGTACAG GCTTTCAGAGAGTACTACCCCTCGAGCAACGATCCCAGTACTATCCTGGAGTGTGTATGGGTGAAAGATAAATTTGTTTTGCATGAAAAGACCAAAGCTAGCAGTCAGAAAACCCAAGCTGAGGATCTGAAGTCGTGCACTCCAGATTCATCAATCCAGTATGAGACCCTTGGACTTGTTAGTGAAG AGATGGAAAACCTTGATGGAGCAAACACCCCAGCGAAGCAACAACATGTTTCTCTGGCTGACCAACCAGATAAAGCTACCCATTGCGGCGATGCCGGAGATTCTCAGAGTGGGAGGCAGCTACCAAATGATGAAAACACTCCGCGTTCTCTTCTTGGCACGCCTGCTGCTGCGCCGGCTCCACGCAGAGATGTCGTCAAGCCTGATACGAGGAAGAGAGTGGCATTCATCGCTGTGGGGAAAACAAAAGTCACCGTGACACCACCCGAAACATCATCCGTAGTTACCAAGAAGCAAAGGGTGGACACGATTCGACAGACCACCATAGATCCTGCTTTGTAA